The following coding sequences lie in one Spinacia oleracea cultivar Varoflay chromosome 1, BTI_SOV_V1, whole genome shotgun sequence genomic window:
- the LOC110794257 gene encoding glutathione S-transferase T2-like yields the protein MALYDQAREDNPSTMRPRSLRSMKSRWGRTNRYVSTWVGCYAEAINGHKSSTNTHDEMTEAHEIYRGTCNGSRFGLIGCWETLRDLDKWRPIDLEVPSSGGGSSKRSEPDTPIDEGPITRTRRRRRPDGVKKAKRKGKSVASYGIQNVGSSEIQILESFTTQALSKMNVIKEKHKDVDERRIDLAERMLEYQKERDAIKARKKEGEMRFKLFSVLLAKPNLSEDEKESYLKLTQEFAHPLG from the coding sequence ATGGCCTTGTATGATCAAGCTAGAGAAGATAATCCATCCACCATGCGCCCTAGAAGTTTGAGATCTATGAAAAGTCGGTGGGGAAGAACAAATAGATATGTGAGTACATGGGTTGGTTGCTATGCTGAGGCAATAAACGGACATAAGAGTAGCACCAACACTCATGATGAGATGACTGAAGCTCATGAAATATATAGAGGGACGTGTAATGGTTCACGCTTTGGTTTAATTGGTTGTTGGGAGACGTTGAGAGACTTAGACAAATGGAGACCAATAGACCTAGAAGTACCTTCTAGTGGTGGTGGCAGTTCGAAAAGATCAGAACCTGATACTCCAATTGATGAAGGTCCAATAACTCGTACTCGTCGTCGTCGTCGTCCTGATGGGGTGAAAAAAGCAAAAAGGAAAGGTAAATCTGTTGCTAGTTATGGAATTCAAAATGTTGGTAGTTCTGAAATTCAAATTTTAGAATCTTTTACTACTCAAGCCCTGTCAAAGATGAATGTGataaaagaaaaacacaaagaTGTTGATGAGAGGCGTATTGATTTAGCGGAACGTATGCTCGAGTATCAAAAGGAACGAGATGCCATCAAAGCTCGGAAAAAAGAGGGGGAAATGAGGTTCAAGTTATTCAGTGTCCTTCTTGCAAAACCAAATCTATCTGAAGACGAAAAAGAAAGTTATCTGAAATTAACGCAAGAATTTGCACATCCTTTAGGCTAG